From the genome of Bacteroides sp. MSB163, one region includes:
- a CDS encoding SusC/RagA family TonB-linked outer membrane protein: MKKHLIILTAYLCACLSLFAQQRTLKGKVTDQADNSPIPAVTVTTFDKNGTRHGVLTDMEGNYSIQIPEGATTLKFSFIGMKDVTEKIGNRTIINVIMEEDAITTDEVVVTALGIKRQAKALSYSTQGVNMDGINDAKSSNIVSSLSGKIAGVQITPPGMNNGSARIVIRGNNSVTGNNQPLFVVDGMPIDNSDGENGNLDYGNGAADINPDDIENIEVLKGANASALYGSRAANGVILITTKKGGEKFKVNINSNCMFQTLTEFPEYQNAYGVGTSFYIDNKNNPPLSKTNYRSWGSPMMGQPVIGLDGKLKAYLPEPDNVKDFYQTATMWTNSISVEGGNKKNQYRISYTNNHSNSVVENFNIDNKSTFNLRLNNQFTSWLSLDSKITYIDDRVTNRQYSKSDNKNPMNSYIHMARSTSLSELYTWKDANGNEIGTHRNFSNPYWIINENENKDTKKRVIGSFVLKIDFSKDLSLQAKAGIDTYNWNGYTFNNKGSMNDADGQMQTFQRELENYNIEGLLTYNKRFKRFSVMANAGIIMYSTNQTRYTQKINSLLQPGLINISNSAEYPTDTQELSEKKINSIFGAVSLGFNDYIYLDITGRNDWSSTLPAKNNSYFYPSVGSSFIFSEAFKMDKSIVSFGKIRGSYAIVGSDTSPYRVYDSYSFNGIFNDATLASLSTTMNNPDLKPEKTYSWEIGADIRFFKNRLGIDFTYYNTTTKNQIINAQLPTSSGYQKRYYNAGEIQNKGIELMVYGTPVKNKNFSWEVNLNWAKNNSKVISLIEGVDRFQIGNYSSYIYVYAEVGKPYGYMRGLGVKRHENGKMIMEDGGGLLMKDPDKEFGTSTPDWVGGITNTFRYKNFDFSFLIDVKKGGIIYSASTGKMLTNGMTSETLFGRDDYYIRKEIWGESDSELSGGAWFDAVYSDGTPANKFMSPQSYAYCKPNYAEFTIYDASYVKLRELTLGYTFPKQWMSKIKIQRLRLAFVGRNLWTIHKKTPQGFDPEASQTSGNGQGIENGSLPPNAVYGFDIKLTF; encoded by the coding sequence ATGAAAAAACACTTAATCATCCTGACAGCCTATCTCTGTGCTTGCCTAAGTTTGTTTGCACAGCAGCGTACGCTAAAAGGGAAAGTAACCGATCAGGCTGACAATTCGCCAATTCCTGCGGTCACTGTCACCACATTTGATAAAAATGGGACAAGACATGGAGTTTTAACTGACATGGAGGGAAACTACTCAATCCAAATTCCAGAAGGAGCTACGACCTTAAAATTTTCTTTTATTGGAATGAAAGATGTCACAGAAAAGATTGGTAACCGCACAATCATTAATGTGATTATGGAGGAAGATGCTATCACAACCGATGAAGTGGTTGTTACAGCTCTTGGGATTAAACGCCAAGCCAAAGCTTTAAGCTACTCTACACAAGGAGTTAATATGGATGGAATAAATGATGCAAAAAGTTCAAACATTGTATCATCTCTTTCTGGAAAAATTGCAGGTGTACAAATCACTCCTCCAGGTATGAACAATGGTTCTGCACGTATTGTTATCCGAGGTAATAATTCTGTCACAGGTAATAACCAACCACTATTCGTTGTGGATGGCATGCCGATCGACAATTCGGATGGCGAAAATGGTAATCTGGATTATGGAAACGGAGCTGCAGATATTAATCCTGATGACATTGAAAATATCGAGGTTTTAAAAGGTGCCAACGCATCTGCATTATATGGTTCAAGAGCAGCAAACGGAGTAATACTCATTACTACCAAAAAAGGCGGTGAAAAATTCAAAGTAAACATAAACTCCAACTGCATGTTCCAGACTCTAACAGAATTTCCAGAATATCAGAATGCCTATGGAGTAGGAACCAGCTTCTATATTGACAATAAGAACAACCCTCCCCTATCTAAAACAAATTATAGAAGTTGGGGAAGTCCAATGATGGGACAACCTGTTATTGGTTTGGATGGAAAGTTAAAAGCATACCTTCCGGAACCAGATAACGTAAAAGACTTCTATCAAACAGCAACAATGTGGACTAATTCTATTTCTGTGGAAGGTGGAAACAAAAAAAATCAGTATCGCATATCCTATACAAATAATCATTCTAATAGCGTTGTCGAGAATTTCAATATTGATAATAAGTCAACATTCAACTTAAGACTTAACAATCAGTTCACTAGTTGGCTAAGTTTAGATTCTAAAATTACATATATAGATGACAGAGTAACTAACAGACAATATTCTAAAAGTGACAATAAAAATCCAATGAATTCATATATCCATATGGCACGGAGCACGTCTCTATCCGAATTATATACATGGAAAGATGCAAATGGGAACGAAATTGGTACACACCGTAATTTCAGTAATCCATATTGGATTATCAATGAGAATGAGAATAAAGATACAAAAAAACGTGTAATCGGATCATTTGTGCTAAAAATTGATTTTAGCAAAGACCTATCTCTCCAAGCCAAAGCAGGCATCGATACGTATAATTGGAACGGATATACCTTTAATAATAAAGGAAGTATGAATGATGCAGACGGACAGATGCAAACATTCCAACGTGAACTAGAAAATTATAATATCGAAGGACTACTAACTTATAACAAAAGATTTAAGAGGTTTTCTGTGATGGCCAATGCCGGTATCATCATGTATAGTACTAATCAGACCCGATATACCCAAAAAATCAATTCCTTATTACAGCCGGGATTAATTAATATTTCAAATTCAGCGGAGTACCCAACAGATACACAGGAGCTAAGTGAAAAGAAAATTAATTCTATCTTTGGAGCTGTGTCTCTTGGATTCAATGATTACATTTATCTAGATATCACTGGTCGTAATGACTGGTCCAGTACATTACCTGCCAAAAACAATTCATATTTTTATCCTTCTGTTGGGAGTAGTTTTATCTTCTCAGAAGCTTTTAAAATGGACAAGAGCATCGTTTCTTTTGGAAAAATCCGTGGTTCATATGCTATCGTAGGTAGCGACACCAGCCCTTATAGAGTATATGACAGCTATTCTTTCAATGGGATATTTAATGATGCAACTTTGGCATCATTATCTACCACCATGAATAATCCGGATCTTAAACCAGAAAAAACATATTCATGGGAAATAGGAGCTGATATACGTTTCTTCAAGAACCGATTGGGCATTGACTTCACTTATTATAATACCACAACTAAAAATCAAATTATCAATGCACAACTCCCGACTTCATCCGGTTACCAAAAACGTTATTATAATGCTGGGGAAATTCAGAACAAAGGTATTGAATTAATGGTATATGGAACACCGGTTAAAAACAAAAATTTCTCATGGGAAGTTAATCTAAATTGGGCAAAAAACAACTCTAAAGTAATAAGTCTGATTGAAGGTGTAGATCGTTTTCAGATAGGTAATTACTCCAGCTATATTTACGTTTATGCAGAAGTAGGGAAGCCATATGGATACATGCGGGGACTTGGAGTTAAACGTCATGAAAACGGCAAAATGATTATGGAAGACGGAGGTGGATTACTCATGAAAGACCCGGACAAAGAATTTGGAACTTCTACACCGGATTGGGTTGGTGGTATTACTAATACATTCCGTTACAAGAATTTTGACTTCAGTTTTCTCATCGACGTCAAAAAAGGAGGAATTATTTACTCTGCCTCTACTGGTAAAATGCTCACTAATGGTATGACCTCAGAAACTCTTTTCGGACGTGACGACTATTATATCCGCAAAGAGATATGGGGAGAAAGCGACTCAGAGCTTTCGGGAGGTGCATGGTTTGATGCTGTCTACTCAGATGGTACTCCAGCAAACAAATTCATGAGTCCTCAAAGCTACGCATATTGTAAACCTAATTATGCCGAGTTTACGATTTATGATGCATCATACGTAAAACTCAGAGAACTAACATTAGGATATACATTCCCCAAACAATGGATGAGCAAAATTAAAATACAAAGACTCAGATTAGCATTTGTAGGACGAAACCTTTGGACTATTCACAAAAAAACACCACAAGGCTTCGATCCGGAAGCTTCACAGACATCAGGCAACGGGCAAGGGATAGAAAACGGTTCTCTGCCTCCTAATGCCGTATATGGTTTTGATATTAAACTAACATTCTAA
- a CDS encoding SusD/RagB family nutrient-binding outer membrane lipoprotein, whose product MKKLYIVMIFIVSLSLWGCSFTDFGDLNENPNNPTRVEPDFLFATAIKESMNLYGGAMNRVIFFNYTQQFSGFNGSWQRFNYSDSENNTYWKAAYVLCMQPVNKIAEIFSDNPDYKNRVLIARIWKAYLISQTTAFYGPIPASQALKGTPDIAYDSEATIYKYLFDELKECADNLEKGGDQYSKTYDFIYGGDITKWKKFANSLRLRLALRIKNADETQAATVAKEVLADETNTICKEDESATSHWGTTSLTWSPLYDRVVFNEQANLATLPVLCETMVYHTKPYNDPRITIYGQPATQGPYKGEYFGQNISYGGSPTGFPTEENPHKGMSQKDYSAIGARFLKPDAEWVFISYAETAFLKAEAAYYGWGGDKTAEQYYYEGIDASFAKYGLSEHATTYKDTPGIKWGTASDTEGRETEFQDFAHICSSAISSGDYLRQIIMQHWLAIPMQCADAWELLRRTQILEFQPMFSSYEGTTLYMPDRLLYPSDEYQANTTEVNKAAATLNGRDYLFTTLSWGLPAKKNPNLPNE is encoded by the coding sequence ATGAAAAAGTTATATATTGTAATGATCTTCATCGTAAGTTTATCCCTATGGGGATGCTCCTTTACTGATTTTGGAGATCTTAACGAAAATCCTAATAATCCCACAAGAGTAGAACCTGACTTCCTCTTTGCAACAGCAATCAAAGAATCAATGAACCTATACGGCGGGGCGATGAACCGGGTTATATTCTTTAATTACACACAACAATTCTCAGGCTTCAATGGAAGTTGGCAACGCTTTAATTATAGCGATAGCGAAAATAATACATATTGGAAAGCAGCTTATGTTTTGTGTATGCAACCGGTAAACAAGATCGCAGAAATCTTTTCAGATAACCCTGACTATAAAAACAGAGTATTAATTGCCAGGATCTGGAAAGCTTATCTCATCTCACAAACAACTGCTTTTTACGGTCCTATACCTGCTTCACAAGCACTGAAAGGCACTCCTGATATCGCCTATGATTCAGAAGCGACAATATACAAATATCTGTTTGACGAATTAAAAGAGTGTGCTGATAATCTGGAAAAGGGAGGAGATCAATACAGCAAAACATACGATTTCATATATGGAGGAGATATCACTAAATGGAAAAAATTTGCGAATTCTCTTCGTCTACGTTTAGCCCTACGTATCAAAAATGCCGATGAAACTCAGGCAGCCACTGTAGCTAAAGAAGTATTAGCAGATGAAACAAATACAATCTGTAAAGAAGATGAATCTGCAACTTCTCATTGGGGAACTACCAGTCTGACTTGGAGCCCATTATACGATAGAGTAGTATTTAATGAGCAAGCCAATCTAGCTACGCTACCTGTTTTATGTGAAACAATGGTCTATCATACTAAACCTTATAACGATCCCAGAATCACTATCTATGGACAACCGGCTACCCAAGGGCCTTATAAAGGAGAGTATTTTGGTCAGAATATTTCTTATGGAGGAAGCCCGACAGGATTCCCAACAGAAGAAAATCCACATAAAGGAATGTCACAAAAAGATTATTCGGCCATTGGAGCCCGTTTCTTAAAGCCGGACGCAGAGTGGGTATTCATATCATATGCCGAGACAGCTTTTTTAAAAGCTGAAGCAGCCTATTATGGCTGGGGGGGAGATAAAACCGCAGAACAATATTATTATGAGGGTATTGACGCTTCTTTTGCCAAATACGGTTTATCAGAGCATGCAACCACCTACAAAGACACTCCAGGTATTAAATGGGGAACAGCTTCTGATACAGAAGGGCGTGAAACCGAATTCCAAGATTTTGCACATATTTGCAGTAGTGCTATCTCCTCAGGCGATTATCTTCGTCAGATCATAATGCAGCATTGGTTAGCCATACCCATGCAATGCGCAGATGCTTGGGAGTTATTAAGACGGACTCAGATACTAGAATTCCAACCGATGTTTTCTTCTTACGAAGGAACCACTTTATACATGCCTGACCGTCTATTATACCCAAGTGACGAATATCAAGCCAATACCACGGAAGTAAATAAAGCCGCTGCAACATTAAATGGACGCGACTATTTGTTTACAACATTATCATGGGGGCTTCCAGCCAAGAAAAATCCAAATTTGCCAAATGAATAA